A single window of Sphingobium sp. SCG-1 DNA harbors:
- the dinB gene encoding DNA polymerase IV, producing MEESAPQLRKIIHIDMDAFYASVEQRDNPELRGRPVAVGGSGARGVVAAASYEARTFGVRSAMPGSRARRLCPGLIFAPPRFDVYRAVSRQIRAIFAQFTDVIQPLSLDEAYLDVTENKCGLSTATEIAQEIRRLIRAETGLTASAGVSYNKLIAKLASDQNKPDGLCVIRPDQGAAFVATLPVRRFHGIGPVTAAKMEKLGIDTGADLRALPLTFLRQHFGSMADYYHAAARGVDDRPVRAREVAKSISVEDTFGTDLTGREALQNELDQIVERLWPRIEASGMRGRTVTLKVKFANFTIITRSRSLPQAADRVLLAETGRNLLEGELPLRMGVRLLGLGIHNLEPVNTSLGEQKQLMLSI from the coding sequence ATGGAAGAAAGCGCGCCCCAGCTCCGCAAGATCATCCATATCGACATGGACGCGTTCTACGCGTCGGTGGAACAACGCGACAATCCCGAATTGCGTGGTAGGCCAGTGGCCGTAGGCGGAAGCGGTGCGCGCGGCGTAGTGGCAGCGGCAAGCTATGAGGCGCGGACCTTCGGGGTACGCTCTGCCATGCCAGGATCGCGTGCGCGGCGGCTGTGTCCCGGTCTTATCTTCGCACCTCCGCGCTTTGATGTGTATCGCGCCGTATCGCGCCAGATCCGGGCGATCTTTGCTCAGTTCACTGACGTGATCCAGCCTCTCTCGCTGGACGAGGCATATTTGGATGTCACCGAAAACAAGTGCGGCCTTTCGACGGCGACGGAGATCGCGCAGGAAATACGCCGCCTGATCCGCGCCGAGACGGGGCTGACTGCTTCGGCGGGGGTTTCCTACAACAAACTCATAGCAAAGCTCGCCTCGGACCAGAATAAGCCCGATGGCCTTTGCGTCATTCGGCCCGATCAGGGCGCTGCCTTCGTGGCGACGCTGCCAGTCCGGCGGTTCCATGGCATCGGCCCCGTCACGGCCGCCAAGATGGAGAAGCTGGGGATAGATACCGGGGCTGATCTGCGCGCACTGCCCCTGACCTTCCTAAGGCAGCATTTCGGCAGCATGGCAGATTATTATCATGCCGCCGCGCGTGGTGTTGACGACCGTCCGGTGCGCGCGCGCGAAGTGGCGAAGTCGATCAGCGTCGAGGACACGTTCGGCACGGATTTAACGGGCCGCGAGGCGCTACAGAATGAACTGGATCAAATTGTAGAGCGGCTATGGCCCCGAATTGAGGCGTCGGGCATGCGGGGGCGAACCGTGACGCTGAAGGTGAAATTCGCAAATTTTACCATTATCACGCGATCCCGATCGCTGCCTCAAGCCGCCGATCGTGTTTTGTTGGCAGAGACAGGACGCAATCTACTCGAGGGCGAATTGCCCTTACGCATGGGCGTGCGGCTGCTGGGGCTTGGGATACACAATCTGGAGCCTGTGAACACGAGCTTAGGTGAACAAAAGCAATTGATGTTGTCGATTTAA
- a CDS encoding EipA family protein produces the protein MIAESGRTIMYGRRYLRAGTKVGSLWRLIAIGAGVASMVLSPAANAQIRNVDPNTSIDADLAPAPSTQNSDTPPLDVNDPPQDQTPANRAPPPPPVITENGAPATATGAPVTPNSPPAAPLPTASYQKDDLIGAAEGVFGKGAAGLAGIIEKILKDQGQPNAYIAGREASGAFVVGLRYGSGTLNHKVEGTRDVYWTGPSVGFDVGGNAGNTFVLVYNLYDTQDLYHRFPAGEGGAYFVGGFTASYLRWGKVVLIPIRLGVGYRLGVNAGYMKFTEKRNWLPF, from the coding sequence ATTATTGCGGAATCGGGGAGGACAATTATGTACGGCAGACGGTACTTGCGGGCGGGGACAAAGGTGGGCAGCCTGTGGCGTCTTATCGCGATCGGGGCTGGGGTCGCCAGCATGGTTTTGTCGCCCGCAGCAAATGCGCAGATTCGCAATGTCGATCCCAATACGTCGATTGATGCCGATCTGGCGCCCGCGCCCTCGACGCAGAATAGCGACACGCCTCCGCTAGACGTCAACGATCCACCGCAAGACCAGACACCCGCAAACCGTGCCCCGCCTCCTCCGCCCGTTATCACGGAAAATGGAGCGCCCGCGACTGCCACGGGCGCACCGGTTACACCAAACTCTCCGCCCGCAGCACCGTTGCCAACCGCATCCTATCAGAAAGACGATCTTATCGGCGCGGCCGAGGGCGTTTTCGGGAAAGGTGCGGCTGGGCTTGCCGGGATCATCGAGAAGATCCTTAAGGATCAGGGCCAGCCCAATGCGTACATCGCTGGACGGGAGGCTTCCGGAGCATTCGTTGTCGGGCTGCGCTATGGATCGGGCACACTCAACCATAAAGTCGAAGGTACGCGCGACGTGTACTGGACCGGCCCATCCGTTGGGTTCGATGTCGGAGGCAATGCGGGCAATACCTTCGTACTGGTCTACAATCTGTACGACACCCAGGATCTCTATCATCGCTTTCCAGCCGGAGAAGGCGGTGCTTATTTTGTAGGCGGTTTCACGGCCAGCTATCTACGATGGGGGAAAGTGGTGCTGATCCCCATTCGACTAGGTGTGGGATATCGCTTGGGTGTCAATGCTGGTTACATGAAGTTCACCGAAAAGCGGAACTGGCTCCCGTTCTGA